The Meiothermus ruber DSM 1279 genome includes the window GCCGCGCTCCCTTGCCTCCTGGGCGATGATTGAATTGAGGCTGGGGTCTACCGGATGGGAAAAGCACAGCGTGAAGCCGGCCAGATCCCCGTAGGTGTAGCTGCGCTGCTGCCACTCGAGCAGCCCTTGATGGAGGGCCTGGGCTAGCTCGGGGTGGTACAGGGGAGAGACCAGCCGAACCCAGGCCCCCTGTTCCAGGAGTTTTTGCACCTTGCTGGCAGTCTCCAGGCCACCCCCGATGAAGAGCACTTTTTTGCCTTGCAGATTGAGCATTACTGGATACACATCTCACCTCGCCAGGGCGGGTATGCCTCGTAGAATCAGGTGTGAACCGATCAGCATAAGCCAGAGCAAAAGCCCTATGCGGAAAGGCCGCTGGTTGACCCGCTGGCCCAGCCAGGCCCCCAGCAAGGAGCCGATCCAACCGCCGCAGGCCAGCTTGGTTAGCAGTAGCCAGTCGGTCTGACCCAGCGCTGCGTGCAGCCCACCGGCCAAAGCAGATAGCCCAAGGCCAAACCAGAGATCTGTACCCACTATTTCCCTGGGGGCCAGGCGGGTTCCGCTCATCAGCAGTAAAGTGCCCAGAGCCCCGGCCCCTGCCGAGGAAAAACCCACCTCCAGACCAATGAAGGCGGCGACGACCACAATCCACTGGGGGGCTAGGGGTCGGGGAGATAGCTTTCTAAGGGTGATCGCCAGGTTGATGACCGCTACCGACAAAATAATCAGACCTATGCCGGCCAGCACCGCCTCTTTATGCACCTTGAAGGAGTGTAGCAGCAGGCTGCCGGCTACAGCGGCCGGAATACCGCCAGCTAACAACAGGCGCAGGGCTTGCCAATTAACCCCTTGCTTTTGCCAGTAAACCCACCCAGCGGGAATCTTTGCCAGCATAGAGAAAAGCAGGGCTGTGCCAACAGCGACTTCGGGTGGAACCCCCAGCGCCAGGATCAGCAGCGGGGTGGTGAGGGTGCCCCCGCCGACCCCAGTCAGGCCGATGCACAGGGCGATGATGAAGCCTATGACAACCTCGAGCATCCAACTTACCTCCAGCCTGGTAGCTGCCCGGATACCTGAGAAGCCGGGTGTCTCCTCAGAGCCCTAGCGACGTTCTAAGGCCTCGGCCTGATAGGCGGAACGCAACACCGCGGCCACCTCAGGTCGGGTGAACTCGGCGGGTAAAGGCGCCCCTGCGCGTAGCAGCTCGCGCACGCGGGTGCCGGAGAGCACCAGGTGGTGTTTGCTGTCGTGGGGGCAGGTGCGGGGCGTGACGATGGCGTGGCA containing:
- a CDS encoding sulfite exporter TauE/SafE family protein, yielding MLEVVIGFIIALCIGLTGVGGGTLTTPLLILALGVPPEVAVGTALLFSMLAKIPAGWVYWQKQGVNWQALRLLLAGGIPAAVAGSLLLHSFKVHKEAVLAGIGLIILSVAVINLAITLRKLSPRPLAPQWIVVVAAFIGLEVGFSSAGAGALGTLLLMSGTRLAPREIVGTDLWFGLGLSALAGGLHAALGQTDWLLLTKLACGGWIGSLLGAWLGQRVNQRPFRIGLLLWLMLIGSHLILRGIPALAR